The following is a genomic window from Pseudomonas sp. FP2335.
TTGTCGTGCTGGCGGCCGTCTGGCTGTACAGCGCTGTCTACGTCGTGGACGAGCAGGAGCAGGCCGTGGTGCTGCGCTTCGGCAAGTACTACGAGACTGTCGGCCCGGGCCTGAACATCTACTTCCCGCCGATCGACAAGAAGTACATGGAAAACGTCACGCGTGAGCGTGCCTACACCAAGCAGGGCCAGATGCTGACCGAAGACGAGAACATCGTCGAAGTGCCGCTGACCGTGCAGTACAAGATCAGCAACCTGCAGGACTTCGTGCTGAACGTCGACCAGCCGGAAATCAGCCTGCAACACGCGACCGAAAGTGCCCTGCGCCACGTGGTGGGTTCCACCGCCATGGACCAGGTACTGACTGAAGGCCGTGAACTGATGGCCAGCGAGATCAAGGAGCGCCTGCAGCGGTTCCTCGATACCTATCGCACCGGTATCACCGTGACCCAGGTGAACGTACAGAGCGCAGCCGCACCGCGTGAAGTTCAGGAAGCCTTCGATGACGTGATCCGCGCCCGTGAAGACGAGCAGCGTTCGCGCAACCAGGCTGAAACCTATGCCAACGGCGTCGTGCCGGAAGCCCGTGGTCAGGCCCAGCGTATCCTTGAGGATGCCAACGGTTACCGTGACGAAGTGGTCTCCCGCGCCAAGGGTGAGGCGGATCGCTTTACCAAGCTGGTCGCCGAGTACCGCAAGGCGCCGGAAGTCACCCGCGAGCGTCTGTACCTGGACACCATGCAGGAAGTCTTCAGCAACACCAGCAAGGTTCTCGTGACCGGCAACAAAGGTGGGCAGAACAACCTGCTGTACCTGCCGCTGGACAAGATGATCGAAGGTGGTCGTAGCAGCACCAGCGCACCGGCCACAGGTTCGACAGCCGCTGCCAATGAAGCGAGCGCCCGTGCGGCCGCTGACTTGCTGCAACAGCAAACACGTAGCAGGGAGAGTCGTTGATGAGCAATAAATCGCTGACCGCCCTGATTGTGGGCGTCGTCGTGGTCATCGCGGCCTGGAACTGCTTCTACATCGTGTCTCAGACCGAGCGCGCGGTGATGCTGCAATTCGGTCGCGTGGTCCAGGCGGATGTCCAGCCAGGCCTGCATGTGAAAGTCCCCTTCGTCAACCAGGTGCGCAAGTTCGATGCTCGCCTGATGACCCTGGATGCACCGACGCAGCGCTTCCTGACCCTGGAAAAGAAAGCCGTGATGGTTGACGCCTACGCCAAGTGGCGCGTCAAGGATGCCGAGCGTTTCTACACGGCAACCTCTGGTATCAAGCAACTCGCCGACGATCGTTTGTCGCGTCGTCTTGAGTCGGGCCTGCGTGACCAGTTCGGTAAACGCACCCTGCACGAGGTGGTGTCCGGTGAACGTGACGCGCTGATGGCTGACATCACGCGTTCGTTGAACGCGATGGCGGAAAAAGAGCTGGGCATTGAAGTGGTTGATGTCCGGGTCAAGGCCATTGACCTGCCGAAGGAAGTGAACCGCAGCGTGTTCGAGCGTATGAGCACCGAGCGTGAGCGTGAGGCTCGTGAGCACCGCGCCAAGGGTAACGAGTTGGCTGAAGGTATCCGTGCGGATGCCGACCGTCAGCGCCGTGTACTGCTGGCAGAAGCCTATCGCGAGTCCGAAGTGGCCCGTGGTGATGGTGATGCTCAAGCCGCAGCGATCTACGCCAAGGCCTACGGCCAGGACCAGGAGTTCTACGCGTTCTACCGTAGCCTGCGCGCCTACCGTGAAAGCTTCGCGAACAAAACCGACGTCATGGTGCTGGACCCAAGTAGCGATTTCTTCCGCTACCTGGAAAAAGCCAAGTAATCAGCTCGTCACTGTGTAGGACGCACTCCGTCGGGCGGCTAAAACGCCTGGCGGGGTGATCCTTTCAGAAAACGGGTGTATGATGCGGCAGCCGGGAAATTCCCGGCTTTTTTGCGTCTGCATGTTTGATTCGGCAGGCGTGACAGGTTTTTCGAGGAAAGTGCCCGACGAGGCCGATTGCAGGCCATTCGTCACGTCGCTCTTGCGCGTGGTTTATGCAGGCGGCGGGCATTTTCTGCTTCACTCAAGGCTCGGCCTAGGGCTGGCCGCCCGGATCAAAGGGGAATGGCGTAATGGCAACGGTAGACCGCTGGCTGCTGCCAGATGGCATCGAAGAAGTACTGCCACCGGAAGCTGCGCGCATTGAAGTAGCGCGTCGCCAGGTGTTGGATCTGTTCCAGAGCTGGGGTTACGAGTTTGTCGTGACCCCCCATATCGAGTACCTGGAATCCCTGCTGACCGGCGCGGGCCAGGACCTGGATCTGCGCACCTTCAAGGTCATCGACCCGCAATCGGGCCGGCAAATGGGTTTCCGTGCCGACATCACGCCGCAAGTGGCGCGCATTGACGCGCACACCCTGCGTCGCGAAGGCCCGAGCCGCCTGTGCTACGCCGGCAGTGTGCTGCATGCGCAGCCACGTGCCTTGTCGTCTTCCCGTAGCCCGATCCAGTTGGGCGCCGAGTTGTATGGCGATGCCAGCCCGAGCAGCGACGTTGAGGTGATCAGCTTGATGCTGGCCATGCTGCAACTGGCTGACGTACCTGATGTCCACATGGACCTGGGCCACGTCGGTATCTACCGCGGCCTGGCCCGTGCGGCCGGTTTGTCCGGTGAAGTGGAGCAGCAGTTGTTCGACGCCCTGCAACGCAAGGCGATCGATGAAGTGATTGCCTTGACCGAAGGTGTGCCTGCGGAGTTGGCCGAGATGCTGCGTGCACTGGTCAACCTGTGCGGTGGTCGTGAAGTGCTGGTGGCTGCGCGCGAGCGTCTGGCCAAGGCGCCGGCGCCGGTACTGGCTGCACTGGACGATGTGCTGGCTATCGCCGAGCAACTGTCTGCGCGCTTCCCGCAGCTGCCGCTGTACTTTGACCTGGGTGAATTGCGCGGTTACCACTACCACACTGGTGTGGTGTTCGCGGTGTTTGTACCGGGTGTTGGCCAGGCCATCGCCCAAGGCGGTCGTTATGACGACATCGGCGCCGACTTCGGTCGTGCCCGTCCGGCGACCGGCTTCTCTACCGATTTGAAAACCCTGGTGACCCTGGGGCGTGCTGAGGTCGAGCTGCCGTCTGGTGGCATCTGGATGCCCGACAGTACGGACGCGGCACTCTGGCAGCAGGTTTGCCAGTTGCGCAGTGAGGGTCAGCGTGTCGTTCAGGCTTTGCCTGGGCAGCCATTGGCCGCCGCCCGTGAAGCGGACTGCGACCGGCAATTGATTCAGCAGAACGGGCTTTGGCAAGTATCGCCACTGGCTTCTTGAGTTTTCCTGCCGGCCATCGCCGGCACCAAGTTTGCGCGAATGAGGACAAGTGTTATGGGTAAGAATGTCGTAGTCCTGGGCACCCAATGGGGTGATGAGGGCAAAGGCAAGATCGTTGATCTGCTGACCGAACATGCTGCCGCCGTAGTGCGCTACCAAGGTGGCCACAACGCTGGCCACACCCTGGTCATCGATGGCGAAAAAACCGTCTTGCACCTGATCCCGTCGGGCGTGCTGCGCGAAGGCGTGCAGTGCCTGATCGGCAACGGCGTGGTGGTTGCACCTGACGCCCTGCTGCGCGAGATCATCAAGCTGGAAGAGAAAGGCGTACCTGTGCGCGAGCGCCTGCGTATCAGCCCGTCCTGCCCGCTGATCCTGTCCTTCCACGTCGCGCTGGACCAGGCCCGTGAAAAGGCGCGTGGCGAGCTGAAGATCGGTACGACCGGTCGCGGCATCGGCCCGGCCTACGAAGACAAGGTCGCACGTCGTGGCCTGCGTGTGGGCGACCTGCTCAACATGCCGCGTTTCGAAGACAAACTGCGTGAACTGGTGGATTACCACAACTTCATGCTGGTCGGTTACTACAAAGAACCGGCTATCGAATTCGACAAGACCCTGGCTGAGTGCAAGGAATACGCTGAGCTGCTCAAGCCGCTGATGCTGGACGTGACCGCCGAACTGCACGACCTGCGTCGCGCCGGCAAAGACATCATGTTCGAAGGCGCCCAAGGCTCCCTGCTGGACATCGACCACGGCACCTACCCGTACGTGACCAGCTCCAACACCACCGCTGGTGGCGTTGCGACCGGTTCCGGTGTTGGCCCGATGTTCCTGGACTACATCCTGGGCATCACCAAGGCCTACACCACCCGTGTAGGTTCGGGTCCGTTCCCGACTGAGCTGTTCGACGAAGTCGGCGCTCACCTGGCCAAGCAAGGCCACGAGTTCGGTGCCACCACCGGCCGTGCCCGTCGTTGCGGCTGGTTCGACGCCGTTATCCTGCGTCGCGCTATCGATGTGAACAGCATCTCGGGCATCTGCCTGACCAAGCTGGACGTACTCGACGGCCTGGAAACCATCAACATTTGCGTCGGCTACAAAGACGCAAACGGTAATGATGTTGCCCCGACCGACGCTGACAGCTACGTGGGCCTGCTGCCTGTGTACGAAGAAGTGCCGGGCTGGACCGAATCGACCGTGGGTGCCAAAACCCTGGAAGAACTGCCGGCCAACGCCCGTGCCTACATCAAGCGCGTTGAAGCGCTGATCGGCGCACCGATCGACATTATTTCGACGGGTCCGGACCGCAACGAAACTATCGTTCTGCGTCACCCGTTCGCTTAATAAGCTGTTGATGTAAAAAGCAAAGGGCTCCTTCGGGAGCCCTTTGTCGTTTCTGGCGATCAAGCGGCACGACCCTTGCTTTGAATCCTTCTTTCGCGGTGCTATCAATTTAATGGCACCCGTGGTGGAGGGATTCCCGATGTCTGCCGTTCTCTCATTGTTACAAAGTCGTCTGTTGCGGCCCGTGTTCGTTACCCTAGGTATCGCCCTTTTGGTGCAAGTGCTGGTGGCCGTCGCTCTGACGCGGAGCACGGTGACTGCATTGGAAGCGGATTTGGGTAATCGCCTGGGTATCGACAGCCAGAAACTGTCTGGCGAGTTGGCGCAAGCCGGCAAGGAAGTCACGTCCAGCCTCGACAGCTTGTCGACCAGTACCCGTCAGCGTCTGACCGCCGGACTTTCGACGCGCTTGCAGGAAGAACAGAAGCAACTGCGTGCGACCCTGGAAAAAGACCTGAAAGACTCCGCCAACGACATGGCGCAACTACTGGCCTCGGTGGCGCCACGCGCCATGTGGGACAGCGACGTGCCGACCTTGTCCGAGTTCGCCCGGCGCGCCCAGCGCAATCCCAACGTGCTGTTCGTGGTCTACGACGACGCGGCGGGCGAGCACCTGACGCGCTACTTGAACCGGGAAAACCCGATCAACAAGGCGTTGCTGGAAAAAGGCCAGGGTGACCGCGCACTCGACAAAGTGTTGAATGCGGCGAAGAACGATCCGTCGGTGTACTACGTCGAGGCCTCCATAAGCCCCAACGGCGTGGAAATCGGCAAGGTTCTGATGGGCGTTTCGACGGCTTCGGTCGAGGCCGACCTGCAAGCCCTGGACAAGCGTTTCGCCACCCTGATCGCCAGCGGTGATCAACTGGTTGGTGACAGCCTCAAAGGCGCCGCCGCTGACAGCGCCGCCGCCATGGGCGCACGCCTGCAATCGGCACAAGCCACCGCCACCCAGATGACCGCCAACACCACCAGCGCCGTACAGGAGGCCGCCGGCACGCTGCGCTGGCGCATCGGCATGGGGCTCGCGCTGGTCGGTCTGGGTGTCCTGCTGCTGATCGCCATCGTGCTCGGGCGCCGTGTGGTCAATCGCCTGAAGCTGTTGATTGCCGCAATGGATGACCTGGCCGCGGGCGAGGGCGACCTCACCAAACGTGTGCAAATCAGCAGCAAGGATGAAATCGGCGACATGGCTTCGGCGGTCAATCGCTTTGTGGATAAGTTGCAACCCATCGTGCGTGAAGCCGGCGATGTGGCCCAACGCACCGGCGTGGAAATCGGCGCGATGACCCTGCGCAACGCTGGCGCCGACGCCGCTGCCGGTTTGCAGCGCGATGAGGTGGCCGAGAGCCTGCGGGCGCTGTCACAAATGGCTGACGAGGCCCAGGCCGAAAGCCATGCCATGCAGGCCGCCTTGCAGCAGGTGGTGGATATTCGCCAGGCCACGGATGAAAACTCACGCACCTCGACGGAAGTCGGCAGCCTGATCGAAGCGCTGGCGGGGCAGGTGCAGGCCGGTTCCAAGGTGATCGAGCGCCTGGCCCAGCAAAGTGAGCAGATTGAGGTGGTGTTGACGGTGATCCATGGCATTGCCGAGCAAACCAACCTGTTGGCGCTCAACGCCGCCATCGAGGCGGCACGTGCCGGCGAAACCGGGCGCGGCTTTGCGGTGGTGGCGGACGAAGTGCGGGCATTGGCCAGCAAGACCCAGAGCTCTACCGGCGACATTCAGGCGCATATCGTCGCGTTGCAGCAGGGCGCGCGTGAAGCGGTGGAAACCATCGGCAAGGCCGGGCGTCAGGCCAATGAAGGCTTGCTGGTGCTGCGCGACAGCGTGCGCTTGCAGCAGACCGTACAGGCTTCGGTGGAGCAAGTGCATGCGGCTATTGGTTTGGCGACGCGTGCGGCGGAGCATCAGGCGCAAGGCGCGCAGGCGGTGCGTGGGCGGGTCGAGGTGATCCATGCCCAGGCCGAGCGGGCGGCGCAGGCGGTGGTGGAGACGACCGCCAGTGGCAAGGTGCTGGATGGGTTGGCGGCGCAGTTGAAGGCCAGCCTGGGGCAGTTTCGCGCTTGAAGGTCGTCAGCTCCGGCCTCATCGCAGGCAAGCCAGCTCCCACATTTTGATTTGTGAATACCGTCAAATGTGGGAGCTGGCTTGCCTGCGATAGCGGTATCAGCGGCTCAGATACATCCGAGTCGTCAGCAGATAAACCGGCAACCCCGACACCAGAATCAGCAGCGCCGCATACGGCGCCGCCGCTGCAAATTCCACATTCGAAGTGTGCGCCCACACTGCCGTCGCCAGGGTATTCAACCCGGTCGGGCTGAGCAGCAAGGTCGCCGTCAATTCCTTCATGGCATCCAGAAATACCAGTGCGAACGCCGCACCCAATGCAGGAAAGATGATCGGCAAGGTCACCCGGCAAAACGCGCTGAACGACGACGCGCCCAAGGTGCGTGCAGCCTCTTCCAATTGCGGAGCAGCCTTGTTCAGCGCCGTACGGATCGGTGCTTGAGCCAAAGGCAAAAACAGCAACGCATACGCAATCAGCAACAGCGCCGACGTCTGATACAGCGCCGGCACGTAATGCAGCGCGAAATACACCAGCGTCAACGCAATCACCAGGCCGGGCAGGGCGTGCAGCAGGTAGGGCAAGCGCTCGGCCCAGATCGCCAACTGGCCTTTATAACGCACCACCAGCAAGCCTACCGGCACCGCCAGCACCAGGCACAACGCTGCGCCGCCGAGGGACAGCGCCAGCGAGGACAGCAGCGCCTCACTGATCGCGGCCACCGGAAACGCTGCCGATGAACCTACCGCTAGCCAGTAACCAAGCATGCCCAACGGAATGCCGCTGCCGATGATCGCCAGTGCCAGGCAATAGAGTTGCCCCAGCGGTGCCCACTTGCCCAATCGCACCTGCCCGGCATGTCGCGCCGCGCCCTGGCCGATGCGCACGTGTCGGCCCTTGCCGCGTACACGCAGCTCCAGCCACAGCAATGTCAGGCACATCACCAGCAATACCGCCGAGAGCATCGCGGCGTTGGCGTTACTGAATTCCAGTTCGAATTGCTGGTAGATCGCGGTGGTGAATGTTTGCAGGCCGATGATCGACAGCGCGCCGAATTCCACCAGCATATGCAGCGCGATCAACAACGCCCCGGCCAGCAGCGACGGCCACAGCAAGGGCAGGGTGACGCGCCAGAACACGCCCCAACGGTTCAGCCCCAGGGTGCGTGCGGACTCTTCCAGGGACGGGTCGAGGTTTCGCAGGGTCGCCGCCACCGGCAGGAAGACCAGCGGGTATTTCGACAGGCTCATCACCAGGATCGCGCCGCCGAGGCCTTCGAAGTTGGCACTCAACGACACCCAGGTAAAGCTGCTGACGAACGCCGGCACCGCAAACGGCAGGCACAGGATCACGCCCCAGATACGCCGACCGCTCAGGTTGCTGCGTTCCAGCAGCCACGCCAGGGACAGCCCGACCACTGCGCACGTCACCGTCACGCCGACCATCAGCGCGAGGGTGTTGCGCAGCAGGCCGAATACATACGGGCGCCACAGCAGGTGCACGGCCTCGGCCCAGCCAGCCTGCCAGGCCTTGAGCCCGACGTACACCAGCGGCAGCAGGCTCAAGCCCACCAGAAACAGCACGGGCAACAGCAGCCAGATCGACGGCCGCTTGCGCCGCGGGCTGAACCCCCCGCGTAGGGCGGGGGCGCAGAGCGATGGGTTCATCAGTTCAAGCCAACGTCACGTTCCAGGTCCAGGGCTTCTTCGGCGTTGCCCAGGTCGGCGGGGGTGACTTTCGGCGGTTGCAACTCGCTGAAAGGCTTGAGGCCGCGGCTGGATTCCATGCCCTTGCGCAGCGGGTATTCGGCCGAGGTGTTGGTGATCACGCGCTGGCCTTCTTCACTGGCCATGAACGCCAGCAGTTGCTGGGCTTCCTTGGGATGCTTGCTGGATTTCAGCGCGGCAGCGGACGACACGGTGATCAGCCCGCCAACGTCGCCATCAGTGAAGTAATGCAGTTGCGAATCCAGGTTGGTTTTTTCCTTTTTCAGGGCAAACCAGTAGTAGTTGTTCACCAGCACGGTGGCCACTTCGCCATTCTCCACGGCTTTGAGGGCGACCATGTTGTTGCTGTAGACCTTGCCGAATGCGCGCAGGCCGGTCAGCCATTCTTCGGCGGCGTCACGTCCGTGCAGCTTGATGATCGCCACGGCCTGTTCCTGGAACGCGCCGCTGGTGGGCACGAAGCCGACCTTGCCTTGCCACTCGGGGCCGGCGAAATCCAGCACCGACTTGGGCAGGTCTTTTTCGGCGATCAGTTTCGGGTTGAAGGCCACGACGCGGGTGCGCGCGGTCACGCCCATCCAGTCGCCATTGGCGCCGACATAGTCCTTGGGCAAGACATCGAGGGTGGCGGCGTCGATCTTGGCTAGCATGCCTTGCTCGCCGAGTTTGTTCAGCGGCGGCGACTCTTCGGTGTAGATCACATCGGCCGGGGAGCGTGCGCCTTCTTCGACGACCTGGCTGGCCAGCTGGTTGCTGCTGCCTTTGCGCACGTTGACGTGAATGCCGGTCTTGGCTTCGAAGGCCTTGGCGAGTTCATCGCCGACTTCCTTGTGCTGACCGTTGTACAGGGTCAGGGAGACCTTGTCGGCAGAATAAGCGGCGGGCGAGAGCAGGGTCAGGCCGAGCAGAGTGATGGTCAGGCCACGCAGAAGGGATGTCTTGAGACGGGTATCGCGGATCATCATCCGGAGGTTTCCTCGCTTGAGTGCAACAAATCATTGCAAGGATAAACGATAAACCTTCTCAAGTGCGGGCGAGGGGGGAATAGGTATGCAACTTTTGAGGCTGGCGTTTTCAAACCCCGGAAACGAAAAAACCCGCTTTCGCGGGTTTGATCTGAATTTGGTGCCCAGGAGAAGACTCGAACTTCCACGACCTTGCGATCACCAGCACCTGAAGCTGGCGTGTCTACCAATTTCACCACCTGGGCATTATCAAGCAACGTTGCCGCTGTTGATGGGGCGAACTATACGGCGGGCTTTTAGATCTGTAAACCCCTGATTCAAAAAAATAAATCGGGATTTGCGTTAAAAATCAAAGGCCTGAAACGAAAAAACCCGCTTTCGCGGGTTTGATCTGAATTTGGTGCCCAGGAGAAGACTCGAACTTCCACGACCGTAAGGTCACCAGCACCTGAAGCTGGCGTGTCTACCAATTTCACCACCTGGGCAACATCAACAACGTTGCCGTCGTCGATGGCGCGCACTATACGGAGGGGCTTTAGAGCTGTAAACCCCTGCCATGAAAAAAACCTGGAATATTTCTCCAGTGGTCGTGCAAGGTGCCTGGAAAGGGCACCAAAGGGCTTTTAAACGCTTGTTGATGCCTGAAATTTCCCGTTTCAATACGCGTATGCCAAACTAACCCGCATATAGACAAGGTGAAAACTCTCTAATGGCCGATTGGCAGTCCCTCGATCCCGAGGCCGCTCGTGAAGCGGAAAAATATGAAAACCCTATTCCTAGCCGCGAACTGATCCTGGCGCATCTCGCCGATCGGGGTTCGCCTGCTAGCCGCGAGCAGTTGGTTGAAGAATTCGGTCTGACCACCGAAGACCAGCTCGAAGCCCTGCGCCGCCGCTTGCGTGCCATGGAGCGCGACGCACAACTGATCTACACCCGCCGTGGCACTTATGCACCTGTGGATAAGCTTGACCTGATCCTGGGCCGCATCGCCGGCCACCGTGACGGCTTCGGCTTCCTGATCCCAGACGACGGCAGCGACGACCTGTTCATGAGCCCGGCGCAAATGCGTCTGGTGTTCGATGGCGACCGTGCGCTGGCGCGCGTGTCTGGCCTCGACCGTCGTGGTCGCCGTGAAGGCGTGATCGTCGAAGTGGTGTCCCGTGCCCACGAGTCCATCGTTGGCCGTTACTTCGAAGAAGGCGGCATCGGCTTTGTAGTGCCGGATAACCCGAAGGTCCAGCAGGAAGTGCTGATCACCCCGGGTCGCAATGGCGCCGCCAAGGTCGGTCAGTTCGTCGAGGTGAAGATCACCCACTGGCCAACCGCACGGTTCCAGCCACAGGGCGATATTGTTGAAGTGGTCGGCAACTACATGGCGCCGGGCATGGAAATCGACGTTGCGCTGCGCACCTACGATATTCCTCACGTCTGGCCTGAGGCTGTGCTGAAAGAAGCCGCCAAGCTCAAGCCGGAAGTGGAAGAAAAAGACAAAGAAAAACGCATCGACCTGCGCCATCTGCCGTTCGT
Proteins encoded in this region:
- the hflK gene encoding FtsH protease activity modulator HflK, encoding MAWNEPGGNSNNQDPWGGKRRNNGDRKGPPDLDEAFRKLQESLNGLFGGGKKRGGDDSGRTSKGGGYGLLGLGLVVLAAVWLYSAVYVVDEQEQAVVLRFGKYYETVGPGLNIYFPPIDKKYMENVTRERAYTKQGQMLTEDENIVEVPLTVQYKISNLQDFVLNVDQPEISLQHATESALRHVVGSTAMDQVLTEGRELMASEIKERLQRFLDTYRTGITVTQVNVQSAAAPREVQEAFDDVIRAREDEQRSRNQAETYANGVVPEARGQAQRILEDANGYRDEVVSRAKGEADRFTKLVAEYRKAPEVTRERLYLDTMQEVFSNTSKVLVTGNKGGQNNLLYLPLDKMIEGGRSSTSAPATGSTAAANEASARAAADLLQQQTRSRESR
- a CDS encoding ATP phosphoribosyltransferase regulatory subunit, whose protein sequence is MATVDRWLLPDGIEEVLPPEAARIEVARRQVLDLFQSWGYEFVVTPHIEYLESLLTGAGQDLDLRTFKVIDPQSGRQMGFRADITPQVARIDAHTLRREGPSRLCYAGSVLHAQPRALSSSRSPIQLGAELYGDASPSSDVEVISLMLAMLQLADVPDVHMDLGHVGIYRGLARAAGLSGEVEQQLFDALQRKAIDEVIALTEGVPAELAEMLRALVNLCGGREVLVAARERLAKAPAPVLAALDDVLAIAEQLSARFPQLPLYFDLGELRGYHYHTGVVFAVFVPGVGQAIAQGGRYDDIGADFGRARPATGFSTDLKTLVTLGRAEVELPSGGIWMPDSTDAALWQQVCQLRSEGQRVVQALPGQPLAAAREADCDRQLIQQNGLWQVSPLAS
- the hflC gene encoding protease modulator HflC, whose translation is MSNKSLTALIVGVVVVIAAWNCFYIVSQTERAVMLQFGRVVQADVQPGLHVKVPFVNQVRKFDARLMTLDAPTQRFLTLEKKAVMVDAYAKWRVKDAERFYTATSGIKQLADDRLSRRLESGLRDQFGKRTLHEVVSGERDALMADITRSLNAMAEKELGIEVVDVRVKAIDLPKEVNRSVFERMSTEREREAREHRAKGNELAEGIRADADRQRRVLLAEAYRESEVARGDGDAQAAAIYAKAYGQDQEFYAFYRSLRAYRESFANKTDVMVLDPSSDFFRYLEKAK
- a CDS encoding extracellular solute-binding protein, translating into MMIRDTRLKTSLLRGLTITLLGLTLLSPAAYSADKVSLTLYNGQHKEVGDELAKAFEAKTGIHVNVRKGSSNQLASQVVEEGARSPADVIYTEESPPLNKLGEQGMLAKIDAATLDVLPKDYVGANGDWMGVTARTRVVAFNPKLIAEKDLPKSVLDFAGPEWQGKVGFVPTSGAFQEQAVAIIKLHGRDAAEEWLTGLRAFGKVYSNNMVALKAVENGEVATVLVNNYYWFALKKEKTNLDSQLHYFTDGDVGGLITVSSAAALKSSKHPKEAQQLLAFMASEEGQRVITNTSAEYPLRKGMESSRGLKPFSELQPPKVTPADLGNAEEALDLERDVGLN
- a CDS encoding iron ABC transporter permease, translated to MNPSLCAPALRGGFSPRRKRPSIWLLLPVLFLVGLSLLPLVYVGLKAWQAGWAEAVHLLWRPYVFGLLRNTLALMVGVTVTCAVVGLSLAWLLERSNLSGRRIWGVILCLPFAVPAFVSSFTWVSLSANFEGLGGAILVMSLSKYPLVFLPVAATLRNLDPSLEESARTLGLNRWGVFWRVTLPLLWPSLLAGALLIALHMLVEFGALSIIGLQTFTTAIYQQFELEFSNANAAMLSAVLLVMCLTLLWLELRVRGKGRHVRIGQGAARHAGQVRLGKWAPLGQLYCLALAIIGSGIPLGMLGYWLAVGSSAAFPVAAISEALLSSLALSLGGAALCLVLAVPVGLLVVRYKGQLAIWAERLPYLLHALPGLVIALTLVYFALHYVPALYQTSALLLIAYALLFLPLAQAPIRTALNKAAPQLEEAARTLGASSFSAFCRVTLPIIFPALGAAFALVFLDAMKELTATLLLSPTGLNTLATAVWAHTSNVEFAAAAPYAALLILVSGLPVYLLTTRMYLSR
- a CDS encoding methyl-accepting chemotaxis protein, which produces MSAVLSLLQSRLLRPVFVTLGIALLVQVLVAVALTRSTVTALEADLGNRLGIDSQKLSGELAQAGKEVTSSLDSLSTSTRQRLTAGLSTRLQEEQKQLRATLEKDLKDSANDMAQLLASVAPRAMWDSDVPTLSEFARRAQRNPNVLFVVYDDAAGEHLTRYLNRENPINKALLEKGQGDRALDKVLNAAKNDPSVYYVEASISPNGVEIGKVLMGVSTASVEADLQALDKRFATLIASGDQLVGDSLKGAAADSAAAMGARLQSAQATATQMTANTTSAVQEAAGTLRWRIGMGLALVGLGVLLLIAIVLGRRVVNRLKLLIAAMDDLAAGEGDLTKRVQISSKDEIGDMASAVNRFVDKLQPIVREAGDVAQRTGVEIGAMTLRNAGADAAAGLQRDEVAESLRALSQMADEAQAESHAMQAALQQVVDIRQATDENSRTSTEVGSLIEALAGQVQAGSKVIERLAQQSEQIEVVLTVIHGIAEQTNLLALNAAIEAARAGETGRGFAVVADEVRALASKTQSSTGDIQAHIVALQQGAREAVETIGKAGRQANEGLLVLRDSVRLQQTVQASVEQVHAAIGLATRAAEHQAQGAQAVRGRVEVIHAQAERAAQAVVETTASGKVLDGLAAQLKASLGQFRA
- a CDS encoding adenylosuccinate synthase; translation: MGKNVVVLGTQWGDEGKGKIVDLLTEHAAAVVRYQGGHNAGHTLVIDGEKTVLHLIPSGVLREGVQCLIGNGVVVAPDALLREIIKLEEKGVPVRERLRISPSCPLILSFHVALDQAREKARGELKIGTTGRGIGPAYEDKVARRGLRVGDLLNMPRFEDKLRELVDYHNFMLVGYYKEPAIEFDKTLAECKEYAELLKPLMLDVTAELHDLRRAGKDIMFEGAQGSLLDIDHGTYPYVTSSNTTAGGVATGSGVGPMFLDYILGITKAYTTRVGSGPFPTELFDEVGAHLAKQGHEFGATTGRARRCGWFDAVILRRAIDVNSISGICLTKLDVLDGLETINICVGYKDANGNDVAPTDADSYVGLLPVYEEVPGWTESTVGAKTLEELPANARAYIKRVEALIGAPIDIISTGPDRNETIVLRHPFA